Proteins from one Deinococcus sp. AB2017081 genomic window:
- a CDS encoding 23S rRNA (cytosine(2499)-C(5))-methyltransferase, giving the protein MPDAPAPRSRLRLRVSPAAEAHVRAGHPWVYESSVRDQNRDGDPGELAVIYDRRDRFLAIGLYDPDSPLRVRVLHQGTPATLDDAWWAARLDAALSLREPLFGPDTDGYRVVNGESDGFPGLVVDRYGPTLVVKLYTAAWFPHLPRVLGLLAARFPEFAVVLRLSRNIQTAATRQGLFDGQVLAGRVPGGTVVFHETGLAFEADVVRGQKTGFFLDQRENRRRVEKYARGRRVLNAFSFSGGFSLYAARGGAAEVISLDLSAHALASAERNYALNPRLSAPHETVQADVFEWLAHTEADFDLVILDPPSLARREAERAGAIRAYGKLAHDGIRRLSRGGILVSASCSAHVSADEFWDAVRDTATASGRSWTELHTAQHAPDHHAAFPEAQYLKAIFLRFD; this is encoded by the coding sequence ATGCCGGATGCCCCCGCCCCCCGTTCCCGCCTGCGCCTGCGGGTCTCCCCGGCGGCCGAGGCGCATGTCCGCGCCGGGCACCCGTGGGTGTACGAGTCCAGCGTGCGCGACCAGAACCGGGATGGCGACCCCGGTGAACTCGCCGTGATCTACGACCGCCGCGACCGCTTCCTGGCGATCGGCCTGTACGACCCGGACTCGCCGCTGCGGGTGCGCGTGCTCCACCAGGGCACCCCCGCGACCCTGGACGATGCGTGGTGGGCCGCCCGCCTGGACGCGGCCCTGAGCCTGCGCGAGCCGCTGTTCGGCCCGGACACCGACGGCTACCGCGTGGTCAACGGCGAGTCCGACGGCTTTCCTGGGCTGGTCGTGGATCGCTACGGGCCCACCCTGGTCGTGAAGCTGTACACCGCCGCGTGGTTCCCACACCTGCCGCGCGTGCTGGGGCTGCTCGCGGCCCGCTTCCCGGAGTTCGCAGTCGTGCTGCGCCTGAGCCGCAACATCCAGACCGCCGCGACCCGCCAGGGCCTGTTCGACGGTCAGGTGCTCGCCGGCCGCGTGCCGGGCGGCACCGTGGTCTTCCACGAGACCGGACTGGCCTTCGAGGCTGACGTGGTGCGAGGCCAGAAGACCGGCTTCTTCCTGGATCAGCGCGAGAACCGGCGGCGGGTCGAGAAGTACGCCCGGGGGCGGCGCGTGCTCAATGCGTTTTCCTTCAGCGGCGGCTTCTCGCTGTACGCGGCGCGGGGCGGGGCGGCCGAGGTCATCAGCCTCGACCTGAGCGCCCACGCCCTGGCGAGTGCCGAGCGCAACTACGCCCTGAACCCCCGGCTGAGCGCCCCACATGAGACCGTCCAGGCCGATGTGTTCGAGTGGCTGGCCCACACGGAAGCAGACTTCGACCTCGTGATCCTCGATCCCCCCTCGCTGGCGCGGCGCGAGGCCGAGCGGGCCGGGGCGATCCGGGCCTACGGAAAGCTCGCGCACGACGGCATCCGGCGGCTGTCTCGGGGCGGCATCCTGGTCAGCGCGTCGTGCTCGGCCCACGTCAGTGCCGACGAATTCTGGGACGCCGTGCGGGACACGGCGACCGCCAGTGGGCGGAGCTGGACGGAACTGCACACGGCGCAGCACGCGCCCGATCACCATGCCGCCTTCCCCGAGGCGCAGTACCTCAAGGCGATCTTCCTGCGATTCGACTGA
- the dinB gene encoding DNA polymerase IV yields the protein MTAPLRKIIHVDMDAFYASVEQRDDPALRGVPVAVAWGGRRSVVLTASYEARPYGVRSAMPLYRALERCPGLRVVPPRFDAYREVSAQIRAVFRTYTTLVEPLSLDEAYLDVTAPLVGGPSATRIAQAIRAQIRERTGLSATAGVSVNKFLAKLASGMNKPDGLTVLLPEQIDELLAGLPVAEFHGIGPATAAKLAGLGIHTGADLRATSPEVLRERFGVVGTHFWRIAHGLDDRPVEPDRPYRSIGAEETYADDLHGMPAVLARLPGLAGGVERRLAGAGQCARTVILKLKFDDRSVITRRVTLPWPVQTAAALTDTAATLLTPEVLAGRGVRLAGITAATLMPVGEPPAQPPLFPGRFGT from the coding sequence GTGACCGCCCCGCTCCGCAAGATCATCCACGTGGACATGGACGCCTTCTACGCGTCCGTGGAACAGCGGGACGATCCCGCGCTGCGCGGTGTGCCGGTGGCCGTGGCGTGGGGCGGGCGGCGCTCGGTCGTCCTGACCGCCAGCTATGAGGCCCGCCCGTACGGTGTCCGCAGCGCCATGCCGCTGTACCGGGCGCTGGAGCGCTGCCCCGGTCTGCGCGTCGTCCCGCCCCGCTTCGACGCGTACCGGGAAGTCAGCGCCCAGATCCGGGCCGTGTTCCGCACCTACACCACGCTGGTGGAACCCCTGTCGCTCGACGAGGCGTATCTGGACGTGACCGCGCCCCTGGTGGGTGGCCCCAGTGCCACCCGGATCGCGCAGGCCATCCGGGCGCAGATCCGCGAGCGCACCGGCCTGAGTGCCACGGCGGGCGTCAGCGTGAACAAGTTCCTCGCCAAACTCGCCAGCGGCATGAACAAGCCCGACGGCCTGACCGTGCTGCTGCCGGAACAGATCGATGAGCTGCTCGCGGGCCTTCCCGTGGCCGAGTTCCACGGGATCGGCCCCGCCACCGCTGCGAAGCTGGCGGGTCTGGGCATCCACACCGGGGCCGACCTGCGGGCCACGTCGCCGGAGGTGCTGCGGGAACGGTTCGGCGTGGTGGGCACGCATTTCTGGCGGATCGCTCACGGCCTCGACGACCGGCCCGTCGAGCCGGATCGCCCGTACCGCAGCATCGGCGCCGAGGAGACGTACGCCGATGATCTGCACGGGATGCCGGCCGTGCTGGCGCGGCTGCCGGGGCTGGCCGGTGGCGTGGAGCGGCGGCTTGCGGGGGCAGGACAGTGCGCGCGGACGGTGATCCTGAAACTCAAGTTCGACGACCGGAGCGTGATCACCCGGCGGGTCACGTTGCCGTGGCCGGTGCAGACGGCGGCGGCGCTCACGGACACGGCGGCCACGCTCCTCACCCCCGAGGTGCTGGCCGGACGTGGCGTGAGGCTGGCCGGGATCACGGCGGCCACCCTGATGCCGGTGGGGGAGCCACCGGCACAGCCGCCGCTGTTTCCCGGACGGTTCGGCACGTGA
- a CDS encoding S8 family peptidase — protein MAGLTILLVACDRGRIPDPPPDPVSSISGTVTLPGARATALPVTRPLRPGEVLRDRQGQPWRVRGASRAAGRSGAVIPGEYLVLTRPGLSAQSVTASVSALEVPLVGTVGLSRAGGSSALGLGLYRVNRVLSGAQSAQVLRELAARPGVLSVSPNRRMVALRTPDDTYYPLQWHYPAMDLPEAWTLTTGAAVTVAVLDTGIGSHPDLTGQLLPGMDFIRDPAVSGDGDGLDSDPTDAAGGDYHGTHVTGTVAARTNNGAGVAGVSWGARVVPVRVLGQDGGDLADVLLGALWAAGEPVDGVKATAHPARVVNLSLGGEGVCSAAEQQVFTRLKARGVVTVVAAGNDDVDVATISPANCADVITVGAVGPDGRRAPYSNHGARIDVMAPGGNGSLGVTVGSETYPGGVLSTSVDDVTRTAQYVFMDGTSMAAPHVAGAVALLLGREPTLTPDQVLARLKRTAAPLGSRCDVAGGCGAGLVDAGALLTDATSSPPPTPPTPTPPTTPPVVAALFLQPDTSINYAQSRYTQLPTDSLTPPYRVGDLAAGPYLVAAWQDLDDDGQIDEGEPFGTYPQTVTLSATGSDLTGIDVTLEAFRVQGVSAAEGPDRQDAVIRALETLTTRR, from the coding sequence GTGGCTGGCCTGACGATCCTGCTCGTCGCCTGTGACCGTGGCCGGATCCCCGATCCGCCACCCGATCCCGTGTCCAGCATCAGCGGCACCGTCACGCTGCCCGGCGCCCGCGCCACCGCGCTTCCCGTCACCCGGCCCCTGCGGCCCGGCGAGGTGCTGCGTGATCGACAGGGCCAGCCGTGGCGGGTGCGCGGCGCGTCCCGCGCCGCCGGGCGCTCCGGGGCCGTGATTCCCGGCGAGTACCTCGTGCTGACCCGGCCGGGACTGTCCGCCCAGAGCGTGACTGCGTCCGTGTCGGCGCTGGAGGTGCCGTTGGTGGGAACCGTGGGCCTGTCGCGGGCGGGAGGCTCGTCCGCGCTGGGGCTGGGGCTGTACCGCGTGAACCGCGTCCTGAGCGGCGCACAGTCCGCCCAGGTGCTGCGGGAACTGGCGGCCCGGCCGGGGGTGCTGAGCGTCTCGCCAAACCGCCGGATGGTGGCGCTGCGGACGCCGGACGACACCTACTATCCCCTCCAGTGGCACTACCCCGCCATGGATCTGCCCGAGGCCTGGACACTCACCACCGGCGCGGCCGTCACGGTGGCCGTGCTGGATACCGGGATCGGCTCCCATCCCGATCTGACCGGGCAGCTGCTGCCCGGCATGGACTTCATCCGGGATCCGGCGGTCTCCGGAGACGGTGACGGCCTCGATTCCGATCCCACCGACGCGGCCGGCGGCGACTATCACGGTACCCACGTGACCGGCACCGTGGCCGCCCGGACGAACAACGGAGCGGGCGTGGCCGGAGTCAGCTGGGGAGCGCGGGTCGTCCCCGTGCGTGTGCTGGGCCAGGACGGGGGGGATCTGGCCGATGTCCTGCTGGGGGCCCTGTGGGCGGCCGGAGAGCCGGTCGACGGCGTGAAGGCCACGGCGCATCCCGCCCGGGTCGTGAACCTCAGTCTGGGTGGCGAGGGCGTGTGCTCGGCCGCCGAACAGCAGGTCTTCACGCGGCTGAAGGCACGGGGGGTCGTGACGGTGGTGGCCGCCGGGAACGACGACGTGGACGTCGCCACCATCTCGCCCGCGAACTGTGCGGACGTGATCACGGTCGGTGCGGTCGGTCCCGACGGCCGGCGGGCACCGTACTCGAACCACGGCGCCCGGATCGACGTCATGGCACCGGGCGGAAACGGCAGCCTGGGGGTCACGGTCGGCAGCGAGACGTATCCCGGCGGGGTGCTCAGCACCAGCGTCGATGACGTGACCCGCACCGCGCAGTACGTGTTCATGGACGGCACGTCCATGGCCGCTCCGCACGTGGCCGGGGCGGTGGCCCTGCTGCTCGGGCGCGAACCGACCCTGACCCCGGATCAGGTGCTCGCCCGGCTGAAACGCACGGCGGCCCCGCTCGGCAGCCGCTGCGACGTGGCCGGTGGCTGCGGTGCCGGTCTGGTCGATGCCGGGGCACTCCTCACGGACGCGACGTCCTCGCCACCCCCGACCCCACCGACCCCGACTCCGCCCACCACGCCACCGGTCGTGGCCGCGCTGTTCCTCCAGCCCGACACCTCGATCAACTATGCCCAGAGCCGGTACACGCAGCTGCCCACCGATTCCCTGACTCCGCCGTACCGGGTCGGAGACCTCGCCGCCGGGCCGTATCTGGTCGCGGCGTGGCAGGATCTGGACGACGACGGTCAGATCGACGAGGGCGAACCCTTCGGCACGTACCCGCAGACCGTGACACTGAGTGCCACGGGGAGCGATCTGACCGGTATCGACGTGACTCTGGAGGCGTTCCGGGTACAGGGGGTGTCCGCGGCGGAAGGCCCGGACCGGCAGGATGCAGTGATCCGCGCCCTCGAGACGCTGACCACGCGGCGATGA
- a CDS encoding HAD family hydrolase, with translation MDAPRAVILDLDDTLFDDTACTRAGLLALTQRYGLSCDADDLFRRHAAHIHAIDPLLFRGDLDAHGARTLRFTRLLTDLGVFTPDGTAATGIYREAYRAAWALLDGATDVLHTLRRAGVVTAVLTNYVREVQLDKLAHFGLQTLLDAVLCVDDIGCAKPDARAYHAACAALAVAPGQAVMVGDSWEKDVQGARNAGLGAVWVNRGGIPAPDPAVPKVARLADLPAALGLVPA, from the coding sequence GTGGATGCGCCGCGCGCTGTGATTCTCGACCTCGACGACACCCTCTTCGACGACACGGCCTGCACCCGCGCGGGCCTCCTCGCCCTGACGCAGCGGTATGGCCTGTCGTGCGACGCCGACGACCTCTTCCGGCGGCACGCCGCGCACATCCACGCCATCGATCCGCTGCTGTTCCGGGGAGACCTGGATGCCCACGGAGCGCGGACGCTGCGCTTCACGCGCCTGTTGACCGATCTCGGCGTGTTCACCCCGGACGGCACGGCCGCCACCGGGATCTACCGCGAGGCGTACCGGGCCGCCTGGGCGCTGCTGGACGGCGCGACCGACGTGCTGCATACCCTGCGACGTGCGGGCGTGGTGACCGCTGTGCTGACCAACTATGTCCGCGAGGTGCAACTGGACAAGCTCGCACATTTCGGCCTGCAGACCCTGCTGGACGCCGTGCTGTGCGTGGATGACATCGGCTGCGCGAAACCCGACGCCCGCGCCTACCACGCCGCCTGCGCCGCACTCGCCGTGGCCCCCGGACAGGCGGTCATGGTCGGGGACTCGTGGGAGAAGGACGTGCAGGGGGCCCGGAACGCCGGTCTGGGAGCCGTGTGGGTGAACCGCGGCGGCATCCCCGCCCCGGATCCGGCCGTGCCGAAGGTCGCCCGGCTGGCCGACCTTCCGGCCGCGTTAGGGCTCGTTCCAGCGTGA
- a CDS encoding phosphotransferase enzyme family protein has protein sequence MSAPPDLDPAALVGVLRSAFGLDVNGMTFLPDGTAHAFRAQGPGGCAFVKVMPDSPYGARVTARALAEVPLLSALRSSGVLPRVPAALRTREGGWVAALGGFRVFVYEWIDGANTGGAWEAALPELAELLGRLHGASDGLRREVPDLPMPPEDFALPFEAELRDVIGSLPHRTAEARPEVQALRDLLGPHLGTLERVLDVVSAVAADLRSRALELVVCHTDAHGGNVMRGADGALWIVDWETARLAPPEHDLWMLGRHLPACVDAYARGLGRPFSPDADLLRFYTLRRPLEDLAEDVRWLLRERPTPDVAAHSLRIIGEFVLPALLAAEADASAVHSRWNEP, from the coding sequence GTGAGCGCTCCCCCCGACCTCGATCCTGCCGCGCTGGTCGGCGTGTTGCGGTCGGCCTTCGGGCTGGACGTGAACGGCATGACGTTCCTGCCGGACGGCACGGCACACGCGTTCCGGGCGCAGGGGCCGGGCGGGTGCGCGTTCGTGAAGGTCATGCCGGACTCGCCGTACGGCGCGCGGGTGACGGCGCGGGCGCTGGCGGAGGTGCCGCTCCTCTCGGCCCTGCGGTCGTCCGGGGTGCTGCCGCGCGTACCGGCCGCGCTTCGCACGCGGGAGGGCGGGTGGGTGGCGGCGCTGGGCGGGTTCCGGGTGTTCGTGTATGAGTGGATCGACGGAGCGAACACGGGCGGGGCGTGGGAGGCCGCCCTGCCGGAGCTCGCGGAGCTGCTCGGCCGCCTGCACGGCGCGTCGGACGGGCTGCGGCGCGAGGTGCCGGACTTGCCGATGCCGCCGGAAGACTTCGCCCTGCCGTTCGAGGCCGAGCTGCGCGACGTGATCGGGAGTCTCCCCCACCGGACGGCGGAGGCCCGGCCGGAGGTGCAGGCCCTGCGTGACCTGCTCGGGCCGCACCTGGGCACGCTGGAGCGGGTGCTGGACGTGGTGTCGGCCGTGGCCGCCGACCTGCGGTCACGCGCGCTGGAGCTGGTCGTGTGCCACACGGACGCGCACGGCGGGAACGTCATGCGCGGCGCGGACGGGGCGCTGTGGATCGTGGACTGGGAGACGGCGCGGCTCGCCCCGCCGGAACACGACCTGTGGATGCTCGGGCGGCACCTGCCCGCGTGCGTGGACGCCTACGCGAGGGGCCTGGGCCGCCCCTTCAGTCCGGACGCCGACCTGCTGCGCTTCTACACCCTGCGCCGTCCGCTGGAGGATCTGGCCGAGGACGTGCGCTGGCTGCTCCGCGAGCGCCCCACGCCGGACGTGGCGGCGCACTCGCTGCGGATCATCGGTGAGTTCGTGCTGCCGGCCCTGCTGGCGGCCGAGGCGGACGCCTCGGCCGTGCACTCACGCTGGAACGAGCCCTAA
- the ppsA gene encoding phosphoenolpyruvate synthase, whose amino-acid sequence MDMIRVFHTLRMADVEIVGGKNASIGEMIQGLAGAGVRVPGGFATTADAFRLFLQENHIEEGINARLAALDVNDVVALAQAGREIRAQVEAAALPAPLEAAIRDAYAALSAVAGVPDPDVAVRSSATAEDLPEASFAGQQETFLNVRGIDSVLHHVRLVFASLYNDRAISYRVHHDFAHADVALSAGVQRMVRTDLGASGVAFTLDTESGYRDAVLVTSAYGLGELVVQGAINPDEFFVYKPALKAGKKAVLRRTLGTKARRMTYAPGGGVQTEDVPAAEARAFSLSDADLTELARQCVAIEEHYGRPMDIEWGRDGRDGLIYILQARPETVQSRAGKVMERFELTGKGDVLVEGRAVGNRIGAGTVRVVRDVSQMDEVQDGDVLVADMTDPDWEPVMKRASAIVTNRGGRTCHAAIIARELGIPAVVGTGNATRELNSGQDVTVSCAEGDTGSVYAGRLAYRVNRVELGNMPEVGMKIMMNVASPDRAFSFAALPNEGVGLARVEFICSNVIGIHPRALLDYPDVPEDVRAQIDEKTAGYASPRDFFRDKLAEGVSSIAAAFAPKPVIVRLSDFKSNEYAHLIGGPAYEPNEENPMIGFRGASRYRSADFAAAFALECEAIRSVRDDMGLTNVQVMIPFVRTVGEAAQIIDILAKNGLKRGENGLKIIMMCEIPSNAILADQFLEHFDGFSIGSNDLTQLTLALDRDSGLVADLFDEQNEAVLILMAQAIAAAKRAGKYVGICGQGPSDHPALAQWLMEQGIDSVSLNPDSVLSTWLHLAGEGAEARATVTG is encoded by the coding sequence ATGGATATGATTCGCGTGTTCCATACACTAAGGATGGCCGACGTGGAGATCGTGGGCGGCAAGAACGCCTCCATCGGCGAGATGATCCAGGGCCTGGCGGGCGCGGGCGTGCGCGTGCCCGGCGGCTTCGCCACGACCGCCGACGCGTTCCGGCTGTTCCTGCAGGAGAACCACATCGAGGAGGGCATCAACGCCCGGCTCGCCGCCCTCGACGTGAACGACGTGGTCGCGCTGGCGCAGGCGGGCCGCGAGATCCGCGCGCAGGTCGAGGCCGCCGCGCTGCCCGCCCCGCTGGAGGCGGCCATCCGCGACGCCTACGCCGCCCTGAGCGCCGTGGCCGGCGTGCCCGACCCCGACGTGGCCGTGCGCTCCAGCGCCACCGCCGAGGATCTGCCGGAGGCGAGTTTCGCGGGGCAGCAGGAGACCTTCCTGAACGTGCGCGGCATCGACTCCGTGCTGCACCACGTCCGGCTGGTGTTCGCGAGCCTGTACAACGACCGCGCGATCTCCTACCGCGTGCACCACGACTTCGCGCACGCGGACGTGGCCCTGTCGGCCGGCGTGCAGCGCATGGTGCGCACCGACCTGGGCGCGTCCGGCGTGGCCTTCACCCTCGACACCGAGAGCGGCTACCGCGACGCGGTGCTCGTGACCTCCGCGTACGGCCTGGGGGAACTGGTGGTGCAGGGCGCGATCAACCCCGACGAGTTCTTCGTGTACAAGCCGGCCCTGAAGGCCGGGAAGAAGGCCGTCCTGCGCCGCACGCTGGGCACCAAGGCGCGGCGGATGACCTACGCGCCGGGCGGCGGCGTCCAGACCGAGGACGTGCCCGCCGCCGAGGCCCGCGCGTTCAGCCTGTCCGACGCCGACCTGACCGAGCTCGCGCGGCAGTGCGTGGCGATCGAGGAGCACTACGGCCGCCCCATGGACATCGAATGGGGCAGGGATGGCCGCGACGGCCTGATCTACATCCTCCAGGCCCGCCCGGAGACCGTGCAGAGCCGCGCCGGCAAGGTCATGGAGCGCTTCGAGCTGACCGGGAAGGGCGACGTGCTCGTGGAGGGCCGCGCGGTCGGCAACCGCATCGGGGCGGGCACCGTGCGGGTCGTGCGGGACGTGTCGCAGATGGACGAGGTGCAGGACGGCGACGTGCTGGTCGCCGACATGACCGACCCCGACTGGGAACCGGTCATGAAGCGCGCCAGCGCGATCGTCACGAACCGCGGCGGGCGCACGTGCCACGCGGCGATCATCGCGCGCGAGCTCGGCATCCCGGCGGTCGTGGGCACCGGGAACGCCACCCGTGAACTGAACAGCGGGCAGGACGTGACCGTGTCGTGCGCCGAGGGCGACACCGGCAGCGTTTACGCCGGGCGGCTCGCGTACCGCGTCAACCGCGTGGAACTGGGGAACATGCCCGAGGTCGGCATGAAGATCATGATGAACGTCGCGTCGCCCGACCGGGCCTTCTCCTTCGCGGCGCTGCCGAACGAGGGCGTGGGCCTCGCGCGGGTGGAGTTCATCTGCTCGAACGTGATCGGCATCCACCCCCGCGCGCTGCTGGACTACCCCGACGTGCCGGAGGACGTGCGCGCCCAGATCGACGAGAAGACCGCCGGGTACGCCAGCCCCCGCGACTTCTTCCGCGACAAGCTCGCCGAGGGCGTGAGCTCCATTGCCGCGGCGTTCGCGCCCAAGCCCGTGATCGTGCGCCTGAGCGACTTCAAGAGCAACGAGTACGCCCACCTGATCGGCGGCCCCGCGTACGAACCGAACGAGGAGAACCCCATGATCGGCTTCCGCGGGGCGAGCCGCTACCGCAGCGCCGACTTCGCCGCCGCCTTCGCCCTGGAGTGCGAGGCGATCCGCTCGGTACGCGACGACATGGGCCTCACCAACGTGCAGGTCATGATCCCCTTCGTCCGCACGGTGGGCGAGGCCGCGCAGATCATTGACATCCTGGCGAAGAATGGTCTCAAGCGGGGCGAGAACGGCCTGAAGATCATCATGATGTGCGAGATCCCCAGCAACGCCATCCTCGCCGACCAGTTCCTCGAACACTTCGACGGCTTCTCCATCGGCAGCAACGACCTCACGCAGCTCACCCTGGCCCTCGACCGCGACTCGGGCCTCGTCGCCGACCTGTTCGACGAGCAGAACGAGGCCGTCCTGATCCTCATGGCCCAGGCCATCGCCGCCGCCAAACGCGCCGGCAAGTACGTCGGCATCTGCGGCCAGGGCCCCAGCGACCACCCCGCGCTGGCGCAGTGGCTCATGGAACAGGGCATCGACTCCGTGAGCCTGAACCCTGACAGCGTGCTGAGCACGTGGCTGCACCTCGCCGGCGAGGGCGCGGAGGCGCGGGCGACGGTCACGGGGTGA
- a CDS encoding pyruvate, water dikinase regulatory protein produces MAEPRTVLIVSDHTGLTAESIARALLTHFPRQALKYLRRPFTADVMAARSVAREVIALAARGERPIVFTTVTDAEVMRELQAAPAAVFDLLGPGLDALEQEFAMPAVRQVGGHHDMHDPQDYLNRMDALDFALATDDGLGDRQYGLADVILVGVSRAGKTPTSLFLALQHGVRASNYPLAEDDFERSSLPIPLEAHRAKLHGLTIDPRRLHAIRTQRRPGSRYASLEQCEFEVRRAETLFQRAGLPVRDTTSASVEEIAAGILNTLRKG; encoded by the coding sequence ATGGCCGAGCCGCGCACCGTCCTGATCGTCAGCGACCACACCGGCCTGACCGCCGAGAGCATCGCCCGGGCGCTCCTCACGCATTTTCCCCGGCAGGCCCTGAAATACCTGCGCCGGCCCTTCACGGCCGACGTGATGGCCGCGCGGAGTGTCGCCCGCGAGGTCATCGCCCTGGCGGCGCGGGGCGAGCGGCCCATCGTGTTCACCACCGTCACGGATGCGGAGGTCATGCGCGAGCTCCAGGCCGCGCCCGCCGCCGTGTTCGACCTGCTCGGCCCCGGCCTGGATGCCCTGGAACAGGAGTTCGCCATGCCCGCCGTGCGGCAGGTGGGTGGACACCACGACATGCACGATCCGCAGGATTACCTGAACCGCATGGACGCCCTGGATTTCGCCCTCGCCACCGACGATGGCCTCGGCGACCGGCAGTATGGACTGGCGGACGTGATCCTGGTCGGGGTGTCGCGGGCCGGCAAGACGCCCACCAGTCTGTTCCTGGCCCTCCAGCACGGTGTCCGTGCCAGCAACTACCCGCTCGCGGAGGACGACTTCGAGCGGAGCAGCCTGCCCATCCCACTGGAGGCCCACCGCGCCAAGCTGCACGGCCTGACCATCGACCCGCGCCGCCTGCACGCCATCCGCACCCAGCGCAGACCCGGCAGCCGCTACGCCAGCCTGGAACAGTGCGAGTTCGAGGTGCGGCGCGCCGAGACGCTGTTCCAGCGGGCCGGACTCCCGGTGCGCGATACCACGTCCGCCAGCGTCGAGGAGATCGCGGCCGGCATCCTGAACACGCTGCGCAAGGGATAG
- a CDS encoding DinB family protein, with protein sequence METDLLDVLLGAWERNNRILVNLLRVLPPGGLEARAQPGHPTVAQMLTHVVYVRVILVEENAPEAAVPVPGEEWEAQSDPEVIARDLEASAAAVREAVRGRIVQGRMLDDRYDHPLLLLQHLIWHEGYHHGQIKLALQAAGTPLPDDVAGPLTWGVWMRRS encoded by the coding sequence ATGGAGACCGACCTGCTGGACGTGCTGCTCGGCGCGTGGGAACGCAACAACCGTATTCTCGTGAACCTGCTGCGTGTCCTGCCGCCCGGCGGGCTGGAGGCCCGTGCCCAGCCGGGCCACCCGACCGTGGCGCAGATGCTCACGCATGTCGTGTATGTGCGCGTGATCCTTGTCGAGGAGAATGCTCCGGAGGCCGCTGTCCCGGTGCCCGGGGAGGAATGGGAGGCGCAGTCCGACCCCGAGGTCATCGCCAGAGACCTGGAGGCAAGCGCCGCCGCCGTCCGGGAAGCGGTACGCGGCCGGATCGTGCAGGGCCGTATGCTGGATGACCGGTACGATCACCCCCTGCTGCTGCTCCAGCACCTGATCTGGCACGAGGGCTATCACCACGGACAGATCAAGCTGGCCCTCCAGGCTGCCGGTACGCCTCTGCCAGACGACGTGGCCGGGCCGCTGACCTGGGGCGTGTGGATGCGCCGGAGCTGA